The Chlorobaculum sp. MV4-Y genome contains the following window.
TGAGCTGATAATCCTTATTTGAGGCTTCATGATAGCCAAATTTGTCTTATTTACCATCACGGTGATCCCTTCGGAGTTCTTCCGGCGGATTGCAAAAGCGGCCAGGTGGAGATATTATTATGTTTATCGCAGGCCGGCAGTATCGCAACGGACGCCAGTTCCACAGCGACTAAATTGACTAACGATTCAGTGAACAAGACCGAGAAGAAATTTCTTGAAAACATTCATCGCCAGACGCTTGTCGCGAACGGTGAGGCGGTGCTGCTGGCGGTCTCCGGCGGGCCGGACTCGATGGCATTGCTGTATCTGTTCGCGGCGGTCGCACCGGTGTTGCATCTTCGTCTTGGCGTGGCGCACTGCAATTTCATGCTGAGAGGCAAGGAGAGCGACTGCGACGAGGCCTTCGTTCGGGAGGTGTGCCAAGCGCTTCGGTTGGGGTGTCATTTGCGGCGATTCGATACGAACGCTGTTGCCTTATCGTGGAAAAAGTCAATCGAGGAGACCGCCCGCTTGCTGCGCTACGACTTTTTTGACGAGCTTTGCCGTGAAGCCGGGTACACCCGAATTGCCACCGGGCATCACAGTGGCGACAATGCAGAGACCCTGCTTTTCAACCTCTTTCGCGGCACGTCGATTGAAGGGCTGCGGGGAATTCGGGTACGGCACGGCGCAATCATCAGGCCTCTTCTGTCCTTCACCCGACGGGAGATCGTGGTGTATCTCGAAGAAAAACGGGTTGCCTGGAGAGACGATCACACCAACGAAGGGATCGAGTGCGACCGTAATTTTATCCGCAACCGCGTGATCCCGGTGATCGAGGAGCGTTTTGCGCACAAGCTCATGCCGTCGCTGCAACGCATTTCAGAACATGCAGGCGAACTCGAAGAGTTCATCAATCTCCACATCTCGCGCCTGCTCGAAGCGCATCCGGGCCTCGACCTCGCGGGCGGCAAGCTGCATGCCGGCACGATGCGGCAACTCTCGATGTTCGAGCGAAAAGAGATTCTGAAGCGGGCCTTGAAGTTACAGAGGCTTTCGGTGAGCAGCAATGTCTTGAACAGAATTGCGGGGCTGCTCGACAATCAGGCGGGCCGGAGCGTTTCGGCTGGTGCAGGCGTCGAGGTAGTTCTGCAGGACGGATTCCTGCGATTCCGGCAAACCGGCGATCCGTCAGATCACCGGTAACGCGCTCACTCCTTTTTGCCGCTTTTCTTGAAGATGGTCTCCGGCAGGTCAGCCGTGACGATGACCGATTCGAGGTTCTGGCTTACCTTGAGGTGCTTGAGCAGCTCCTTGGCCGACTCCGAGGTTCTCGATCCGGAGATGCTCGACAGCTCGATTGCCCCCCACAGGAAGGTTGAGGCGAAGAACGCCGCCTGACGATCCTTGTATACCCACTCGGACTGTCCCTTGAGGCCGCTGTCGTCGAACTTCACCGACATCGAAATCTGCTGCAGGCGGTTCAGATTGCCGACCGATTTGACCTCGCTGTTCTTCGAGGTGAGGCTTTGCAGAGCGCCCGCCGTCCACTGTGGAGACGCGAGGGCGAACCAGGCGTGTGATTTGTAGGGTGTTTTGCTGATGAGCGAGGCAGTGGTCGAATCGCGCTCAAAAAGATGGCCAGATGGCCTGAAGAATTTTTCCAGATTATCGGTACTGCTGGCGATGGCGAGCCGGTTTTCGCCCATCGGGCTGACCCAGAGCGCGCTGTCAAGCATGTATGCCCGGTGTCCGGCGACCACTGCTTTCTGAATGCTTGTGGCATCAAGGAGGTTCGCCTGTGTTTTTCGGGCAATCGGGCCAAAGGCAAGGCCAATGTAGTTTTGCTGCTTCCGGCCCGATCGCTGGAAGCTGACAAGCAGGGTGTCGAGATCGTTGTTGAGATCGATGCCGCCAGCCTTCATCAGGCTGTCAGTTCGTTTGCCGAGGCTGATGAGCGGGCTGTTCTTGACCGAATCGGGTACGGCCTCTTTCCAGAATTTACTCTCGCGAATATCTTTCAGGCCCACGTAGATCATGGCGTCCGAGGTACCCGGCATGTTCTGGATGATCGTCGTCAGCTCCGGGGAGAGCGGCTCGGGCTCGATGCGAGGTTTTTTCCAGTTGATCCAGAGGTAGCCTGTCAGAACGACGATCAGCCCCATGACAAAAAGGGTGGCGATGACTTTCGGGCCTTTCTTTTTGGGGGCCTGCAATTCAGGCGCCGCAGGCATTGACTCGTTGCTGCTCATAAGGCAGAAAAAGTTAGGAGTTTTCCTTGATGGCGAGCCGGGCCAACTCGTCGCACCGGTTGTTGTGCGGGTTGTCGCTGTGGCCTTTGACTTTGTGAAAGGAGACGCGGTGTAATGTAGTCAACTTCAGGATTTCCTGCCAGAGGTCGATGTTCTCCACCGGCTTCTTCGCCGCGGTTTTCCAGCCGTTTTTTACCCAGCGTTTCAGCCAACCCTCGTTCATGGCGTTGACGAGATAGGCTGAATCGCTGTAAAGATCAACACGGCAAGGTTCTTTGAGCGCTTCGAGTCCCTTGATGGCCGCCATCAGCTCCATGCGGTTGTTGGTCGTGGCCGGCTCGTATCCCGAAATCTCCTTCCGGCTGGTTCCGTACATGAGCAGTGCGCCCCAGCCGCCCTTGCCCGGATTGCCACTGCACGCACCGTCGGTATAGAGTGTAATGGTTTTTTCCATCTGATAATAAAAAAGGCTCACCTGCTGATGAGCCTTCTCAATTTGGGATTTTCGCCGAAGGCGACGCTTACTTCAGAAGCTTGGCCAACTCGGCAGTGCCGGTTTTGGACATGATCTTCATTGCCTTGGCGGTCAGGCGAACCTTGACCCAGCGCTTCTCTTCCTCGATCCAGATTCTCTTGGTATGCAGGTTCGGTTCGAAACGGGTGCGGGTGTGGTTATTGGCATGGGAAACGTTATTGCCGTATTTCGGCCTTTTTCCGGTCAGCACGCAAACTTTGGACATGATAGGATCGATTGGCGTTAAAAAATGATACCGAGTATAAGCAATAATGAGGAGAAAACGAAACGCTTTTCATGCCGCGGGGTAAAGAATCGGACAGGCCAGTCAGATCAGGTCGATCAGGTCGATCTGACTCAATAGCCAGAGCTTACAGGTTATGGCCTTATGCCGACCGCACAGACCATCATCGAGAGCACGTAGAGCAAGGTGCCGAAGGCGTTGTACCAGACAGCTTTTTCGGCAGGGTGGTCGATGAGAATTTTCTGCATCGGGAGCTGGGCGATCAGCAACGTCACTGCGATGGCGGTCGGTATCGTGGAGCCTTTGGCGACAAGGATGACGATGGCCGCGATCTGCGCGATGTCCATGACTGCCGAGGCGAGGATAGCCGCATTCTTTTCTCCAAGCTGCACCGGAATCGATGCAACCTTGCGGATTTTGTCACCTACCACCGATTTGAAATCGTTAAGCGTCATGATGCCGTGCGCGCCAAGCGAGAAGACGATGGCAAGGGCGATGGACTCTTTCGACGGTACACCCTGCGTGATCGCAAAGCTGCCGGTCAGCCAGGCGACGCCTT
Protein-coding sequences here:
- the rnhA gene encoding ribonuclease HI, with product MEKTITLYTDGACSGNPGKGGWGALLMYGTSRKEISGYEPATTNNRMELMAAIKGLEALKEPCRVDLYSDSAYLVNAMNEGWLKRWVKNGWKTAAKKPVENIDLWQEILKLTTLHRVSFHKVKGHSDNPHNNRCDELARLAIKENS
- the tilS gene encoding tRNA lysidine(34) synthetase TilS translates to MNKTEKKFLENIHRQTLVANGEAVLLAVSGGPDSMALLYLFAAVAPVLHLRLGVAHCNFMLRGKESDCDEAFVREVCQALRLGCHLRRFDTNAVALSWKKSIEETARLLRYDFFDELCREAGYTRIATGHHSGDNAETLLFNLFRGTSIEGLRGIRVRHGAIIRPLLSFTRREIVVYLEEKRVAWRDDHTNEGIECDRNFIRNRVIPVIEERFAHKLMPSLQRISEHAGELEEFINLHISRLLEAHPGLDLAGGKLHAGTMRQLSMFERKEILKRALKLQRLSVSSNVLNRIAGLLDNQAGRSVSAGAGVEVVLQDGFLRFRQTGDPSDHR
- the rpmB gene encoding 50S ribosomal protein L28 — protein: MSKVCVLTGKRPKYGNNVSHANNHTRTRFEPNLHTKRIWIEEEKRWVKVRLTAKAMKIMSKTGTAELAKLLK